Proteins found in one Helicobacter sp. NHP19-003 genomic segment:
- a CDS encoding RNA-binding S4 domain-containing protein encodes MRIDKFLNATNITKRRAIALDMLNEGVVALNGLKVKPSKEVKVGDTITITYLEQVRRYEVLAIPSLKTIPKAQSHLYIKSLD; translated from the coding sequence ATGCGTATCGATAAATTTTTAAATGCCACGAACATCACCAAAAGGCGTGCCATTGCACTAGACATGTTAAACGAAGGTGTGGTCGCCTTGAATGGACTGAAGGTCAAGCCGAGCAAAGAGGTCAAAGTCGGGGACACCATCACCATCACTTACCTAGAGCAGGTCAGACGCTACGAGGTCTTGGCGATCCCCAGTCTAAAAACCATCCCCAAAGCCCAAAGCCACTTATACATCAAAAGTTTGGATTAA
- a CDS encoding FIST signal transduction protein — MLFKWTSPKRAKDTSPKSTQLTLAPADLSKARLQGTLLLAFVPANLDFNAIVRTLESQFGHIPVRFAIQTAGQIGGSSTDFYNLQSSEHILLHVLGEDLFESVEVFMVDTLCADLQRGQISMDLPTRKQKLKESIEKQVSPQMHVRPADTFILSYFPGLTASESFFLEAFVNADVPLTNLVGGSAGGKLDFKEANLALNGKISATEAVLVYCKLAPGYNYDIFTTHNFEKTQTSFLIGECSPELRIVKSFLIDNQLVNAVDALCAHFHCTPENLSKSLEGYTFAVEVGKQLYIRSVGTFNPDKSILFFCDLYFGETLHLVKATNFIKNTMQGYAQFSRGRKAVAILANDCILRRANNQQSLAQFSAFDTCPISGFSTFGEVSDNLHQNQTLAALCIFEGTPRRSAFKDFFTHFRGTLNYYEQIKANRLQKTIAIKNALLEQYQGYNQIVGANNTY, encoded by the coding sequence ATGTTATTTAAATGGACTTCTCCAAAAAGAGCCAAAGATACAAGCCCCAAAAGCACTCAACTCACCCTAGCTCCTGCAGATTTGTCTAAAGCACGGCTGCAGGGCACCCTGCTCTTAGCCTTTGTGCCTGCCAATTTGGATTTTAATGCCATTGTACGCACCCTTGAGAGCCAATTTGGCCATATCCCCGTGCGCTTTGCAATCCAAACAGCTGGACAAATCGGGGGGTCTAGCACGGACTTTTACAACCTACAGAGCTCTGAACACATCCTACTGCATGTGTTGGGTGAGGATTTGTTTGAGAGTGTAGAGGTTTTTATGGTGGACACCCTTTGTGCTGACCTACAAAGAGGGCAGATTTCTATGGACTTGCCCACCCGCAAACAAAAACTTAAAGAGTCGATCGAAAAACAAGTGTCTCCACAAATGCATGTGCGCCCTGCAGACACCTTTATTTTGAGCTACTTCCCGGGGCTCACTGCTTCAGAAAGTTTCTTTTTAGAGGCCTTTGTCAACGCAGATGTGCCCTTAACCAACCTAGTGGGTGGGAGTGCGGGAGGTAAACTAGACTTCAAAGAAGCGAACTTAGCCCTCAATGGCAAAATCAGTGCCACAGAGGCGGTGTTGGTGTATTGCAAATTAGCCCCTGGATACAATTACGACATTTTCACCACGCATAATTTTGAAAAAACCCAAACTTCTTTTCTGATTGGGGAGTGTAGCCCTGAGTTGCGCATTGTCAAGTCCTTTTTAATCGATAACCAACTAGTGAATGCGGTGGATGCTCTTTGCGCGCATTTCCACTGCACCCCAGAGAATCTATCCAAAAGCCTAGAGGGCTACACTTTTGCCGTAGAGGTGGGTAAACAACTTTATATCCGCTCTGTGGGGACATTCAACCCCGATAAAAGCATTTTGTTTTTCTGTGATCTGTACTTTGGCGAAACTCTGCACCTTGTCAAGGCCACAAATTTTATTAAAAACACCATGCAAGGCTATGCGCAATTTTCTAGGGGGCGCAAGGCTGTGGCGATTTTAGCCAACGACTGTATTTTGCGCCGGGCGAACAACCAGCAGAGTTTGGCGCAATTTAGTGCCTTTGACACCTGTCCTATCAGCGGGTTTTCCACCTTTGGAGAGGTGTCCGACAACTTGCACCAAAACCAAACCCTCGCGGCGCTGTGTATCTTTGAGGGCACACCTAGAAGAAGCGCTTTTAAAGATTTTTTCACCCATTTTAGAGGCACGCTCAACTATTACGAACAGATCAAAGCCAACCGGTTGCAAAAGACCATTGCCATTAAAAATGCCCTGTTGGAGCAATACCAAGGTTACAACCAAATTGTGGGGGCAAACAACACCTATTAA
- a CDS encoding methyl-accepting chemotaxis protein: MLKELSNSLSLTVSTIDGNIAKVSEALKKIDRVSYQTNLLALNAAIEAARAGQHGRGFAVVADEVGNLANDVQQRLEEIGATFTSMNEAVKKIDGSSKAVLDSANENNMSLDALSKVMTALQDQSQEMEQMAQESLQDLERIQGQIEDIKAHINANQDLICKLNLA, encoded by the coding sequence ATGCTTAAAGAACTCTCTAACAGCTTATCGCTCACTGTGAGCACCATCGACGGCAACATTGCTAAAGTGTCTGAGGCGCTAAAGAAGATCGATCGGGTGTCTTACCAAACGAACTTACTTGCCCTCAATGCGGCCATTGAGGCAGCCAGAGCTGGCCAGCACGGTCGTGGCTTTGCTGTGGTCGCCGATGAAGTGGGGAACTTGGCCAATGACGTGCAGCAGAGATTAGAGGAAATCGGGGCAACTTTCACTTCCATGAACGAAGCGGTGAAAAAGATCGATGGTTCTTCCAAAGCAGTCTTGGACTCGGCTAATGAGAACAATATGAGTTTAGACGCATTGAGTAAAGTCATGACAGCTTTGCAAGATCAATCGCAAGAGATGGAGCAAATGGCACAAGAGAGTTTGCAAGATTTGGAGCGCATCCAAGGGCAAATTGAAGATATCAAAGCCCACATCAACGCCAACCAAGATTTAATCTGCAAGCTCAACCTCGCTTAA
- the rpsL gene encoding 30S ribosomal protein S12, producing MPTINQLIRKERKKILKKTKSPALVECPQRRGVCTRVYTTTPKKPNSALRKVAKVRLTSKFEVISYIPGEGHNLQEHSIVLVRGGRVKDLPGVKYHIVRGALDTAGVNKRTVSRSKYGAKKAKAGAAAGAEKKKK from the coding sequence GTGCCAACTATAAACCAGCTCATCAGGAAGGAAAGGAAAAAAATCCTTAAGAAAACCAAGTCCCCCGCCTTGGTTGAGTGCCCCCAAAGAAGGGGGGTTTGCACACGGGTTTACACCACCACCCCTAAAAAACCTAACTCCGCTCTAAGAAAAGTCGCCAAAGTCCGTTTGACCAGCAAATTTGAAGTGATCAGCTACATCCCCGGAGAGGGGCATAACTTGCAAGAACACTCCATCGTGCTTGTGCGTGGCGGACGGGTGAAAGACTTGCCCGGGGTGAAATACCACATCGTGCGTGGTGCGCTAGACACGGCTGGGGTGAATAAACGCACCGTTTCACGCAGTAAGTACGGGGCGAAAAAAGCCAAAGCCGGAGCTGCAGCCGGGGCTGAAAAGAAGAAAAAGTAA
- the rpsG gene encoding 30S ribosomal protein S7: MRRKRAPIREVLGDPVYDSKVVTKFINKMMYDGKRSVAEKIIYAALNKIEEKSGEKGIEVFEKALENVKPLVEVRSRRVGGATYQVPVEVRPARQQSLSIRWILEATRKRNERMMVDKLANELMDASSDKGAAFKKKEDIHKMAEANKAFAHYRW, translated from the coding sequence ATGAGAAGAAAACGAGCACCCATTAGGGAAGTTTTGGGCGATCCTGTCTATGACAGCAAGGTTGTTACGAAGTTCATCAACAAAATGATGTATGACGGCAAACGCAGCGTGGCAGAAAAAATCATTTACGCCGCCTTGAATAAAATTGAGGAAAAGAGCGGAGAAAAGGGCATTGAAGTCTTTGAAAAGGCGTTAGAAAATGTCAAACCCTTAGTGGAAGTGCGCTCCCGCCGTGTGGGGGGGGCGACTTACCAAGTCCCCGTAGAAGTGCGCCCCGCAAGGCAACAATCCCTCTCCATCCGCTGGATTTTAGAGGCGACCAGAAAACGCAACGAGCGCATGATGGTGGATAAACTTGCTAATGAGCTGATGGACGCGTCTAGCGACAAAGGGGCGGCGTTTAAGAAGAAAGAGGACATCCATAAAATGGCAGAGGCAAACAAAGCCTTCGCCCATTACCGCTGGTAG